In one Phycisphaeraceae bacterium genomic region, the following are encoded:
- a CDS encoding sulfatase: MRPIATAFLFVLAVLIVIGIGVWLMLPNHPGSSHSASTTSRSRQPNVVLISLDTVRPDHLSLYGYARKTTPNIERFFAQDGAAVFSQARAQAPWTLPSHMSLFTSMLPSQNGVDSINQVLPDSLTTLPQILQTHGYRTAALVNNGQMRAHWGFNRGFDEWREFAVDTPQGECGNITSEAIQWMSRHQSGDASTDKGNAPFFLFLHYYDAHDPYDAPETFKKAMGATLSGAQSRELAESHRFPGNDLDAKAKESLIASYDAQLAWLDDELGKLFDKLPPNTLVVLFSDHGEAFDEHGWTLHGASLYEEEIRVALAMRFPGLKTSTRRFDEQVTLLDVAPTILTACGFTLPSQFTGNDLRLLLDDVPLPPRLVQMETKAVLEGKIVYGAVLNEWKATYSLLDGVTQVFKLPDESKTITGSQGSGQTLVNFLHDVAREDEYWMITAAGDGDFEVSLEATAGKFALFIPIDFDAERDRIEPSEDGTRIKLVVYPRGKQRRIYLKLSDPTAGIRLDFKHNGIPSPAEVRLGESGSLPTALPTEVTLETDLSDPVMTGNETVRPGLSLRRHKSLGKTAPPRNTATPDEETLRQLRSLGYTR, from the coding sequence GTGCGACCTATCGCTACCGCCTTTCTCTTTGTCCTGGCTGTTCTGATCGTCATCGGTATCGGCGTCTGGCTGATGCTGCCCAATCACCCCGGCTCAAGCCACTCCGCCTCCACAACCTCGCGCAGCCGCCAGCCTAACGTCGTCCTTATCTCTCTCGATACTGTTCGCCCCGATCATCTCTCCCTCTATGGCTATGCGCGAAAGACCACGCCGAATATCGAACGCTTCTTCGCACAGGACGGCGCAGCGGTATTCAGTCAGGCTCGCGCTCAGGCTCCCTGGACGCTGCCTTCGCATATGTCACTTTTCACGTCGATGCTGCCCAGTCAGAACGGAGTGGACAGCATTAACCAGGTCTTACCCGACTCCCTCACCACCCTGCCGCAAATACTCCAGACCCACGGCTACCGAACCGCCGCTCTGGTCAACAACGGCCAGATGCGGGCACACTGGGGATTCAACCGTGGTTTTGACGAGTGGCGCGAGTTTGCCGTCGATACACCGCAAGGTGAATGCGGCAACATCACCAGCGAAGCGATCCAATGGATGAGCAGACATCAGTCCGGGGACGCATCCACTGACAAGGGCAACGCTCCCTTTTTTCTTTTTCTCCACTACTACGACGCGCACGATCCTTACGATGCACCTGAGACTTTCAAGAAAGCGATGGGGGCTACGCTCAGCGGAGCACAGTCGCGGGAACTGGCGGAGTCGCACCGATTTCCGGGAAATGATCTGGACGCCAAGGCGAAGGAAAGTCTGATTGCCAGCTACGACGCGCAGCTCGCCTGGCTCGATGACGAGCTGGGCAAACTTTTCGACAAACTGCCGCCGAACACGCTGGTCGTGCTTTTTTCGGATCACGGGGAAGCATTCGACGAGCACGGCTGGACGTTGCACGGAGCCTCGCTGTACGAAGAGGAAATCCGTGTTGCGCTGGCGATGAGGTTTCCCGGCCTGAAGACTTCCACCCGACGCTTCGACGAACAGGTCACGCTCCTCGACGTAGCCCCGACCATTCTTACCGCGTGCGGCTTCACCCTTCCGTCACAATTCACCGGCAACGATCTCCGGCTGCTGCTCGATGACGTGCCCCTGCCGCCGCGACTCGTCCAGATGGAAACCAAGGCGGTGCTGGAGGGCAAAATCGTGTACGGCGCAGTGCTCAACGAGTGGAAGGCGACCTACTCGCTGCTCGACGGCGTGACGCAGGTTTTCAAGCTCCCTGACGAAAGCAAAACCATCACTGGCTCGCAGGGCAGCGGTCAGACGCTGGTGAATTTTCTTCACGACGTGGCGCGCGAAGATGAATACTGGATGATCACCGCTGCGGGTGACGGCGACTTTGAAGTATCGCTCGAAGCCACCGCGGGAAAGTTCGCGCTGTTCATTCCGATCGACTTCGATGCAGAGCGTGACCGCATTGAGCCTTCCGAAGATGGAACACGCATCAAGCTCGTGGTCTATCCGCGCGGAAAACAGCGGCGGATATACCTGAAGCTGTCCGATCCGACGGCGGGTATCCGACTCGACTTCAAACACAACGGCATTCCCTCGCCGGCAGAGGTCCGTCTCGGAGAAAGCGGCTCCTTGCCGACTGCGCTGCCCACGGAGGTGACGCTCGAAACCGACCTCTCCGATCCGGTCATGACAGGCAATGAAACTGTGCGACCCGGCCTGAGCCTCCGCCGTCATAAATCGCTGGGAAAAACAGCCCCGCCGCGCAACACCGCGACCCCGGACGAGGAGACGCTCCGGCAACTCCGTTCGCTGGGCTACACACGCTGA
- a CDS encoding DegT/DnrJ/EryC1/StrS family aminotransferase, protein MTTQTLESEQLAILGGPKTVPQFIPDLFHWPIVTAEDEAAVLDVMRTARFSGTDITRQFEKEWSEYQGVKFSLGNCNGTAALLAAMYGCGVGRGDEIIVPSMTYWASALPCYALGATPVFCDIDPVSLCMDPHDIEHRITSRTKAIVPVHYCGYPADMDPIMAIARKHGVKVIEDVSHAHGTYYKGRLCGSIGDVGAMSMMGGKSFAIGEAGMLSTNDQLIYERAIALGHYERTGEIKDPHLAKFAGLPLGGYKLRMVQTASAMGRVQLKYYPARIKEIQAAMNRFWDLLEGVPGLRAHRPDKEAAKQGSTMGGWYNPLGHYIPEELGGLPVAQFIEAVVAEGGLSGRGCNTILHTHPVLNQADVYGDGKPTRIAFAQRDVRQSLGSLPVSEALLLGGRCLGIPWFKHDRKDAIERYAAAFKKVALQADKLVNR, encoded by the coding sequence GTGACCACACAGACGCTTGAATCAGAACAGTTGGCTATTCTTGGCGGCCCCAAGACTGTGCCGCAGTTCATCCCCGATCTGTTCCACTGGCCGATTGTCACAGCCGAGGATGAGGCTGCGGTTCTCGATGTCATGCGTACCGCACGGTTCAGCGGGACCGACATCACGCGACAATTTGAGAAGGAGTGGTCGGAATATCAGGGTGTGAAGTTCTCCCTGGGAAACTGCAATGGCACGGCTGCGCTGCTGGCGGCGATGTACGGCTGCGGCGTCGGTCGCGGCGATGAGATCATCGTCCCCAGCATGACGTATTGGGCCAGTGCTCTGCCCTGTTATGCCCTCGGTGCGACGCCGGTCTTCTGTGACATCGACCCCGTTTCGCTCTGCATGGATCCCCATGACATCGAGCACCGCATCACCAGCCGTACCAAGGCAATCGTGCCTGTCCATTACTGCGGTTATCCCGCGGACATGGACCCGATCATGGCTATCGCCCGCAAACACGGAGTGAAGGTCATCGAGGACGTCAGCCACGCCCACGGAACGTACTACAAGGGCCGTCTCTGCGGCTCGATCGGCGATGTGGGCGCGATGTCGATGATGGGGGGTAAGAGCTTCGCCATCGGCGAGGCGGGCATGCTTTCGACCAACGATCAACTTATCTACGAGCGTGCCATCGCGCTGGGACATTACGAGAGAACCGGCGAAATCAAGGATCCGCACCTGGCTAAGTTCGCTGGCCTGCCGCTTGGCGGCTACAAGCTGCGCATGGTGCAGACGGCCTCGGCGATGGGTCGCGTGCAGTTGAAGTACTACCCCGCCCGAATCAAGGAGATTCAAGCGGCTATGAACCGCTTCTGGGATCTGCTCGAAGGCGTCCCCGGCCTGCGGGCGCATCGCCCCGACAAGGAAGCCGCAAAACAAGGCTCGACCATGGGCGGCTGGTACAACCCGCTGGGTCACTACATTCCCGAAGAGCTTGGCGGCCTGCCTGTGGCGCAGTTCATCGAAGCAGTCGTGGCTGAGGGCGGTTTGTCCGGTCGCGGCTGCAACACGATCCTCCACACGCATCCGGTGCTCAATCAGGCGGATGTGTACGGCGACGGCAAGCCCACACGCATCGCCTTCGCACAGCGCGATGTACGCCAGAGTCTCGGTTCACTGCCCGTCAGTGAAGCGTTGCTGCTGGGCGGCCGCTGCTTGGGTATCCCGTGGTTCAAGCACGACCGCAAGGATGCCATCGAACGCTATGCGGCAGCATTCAAGAAAGTCGCGCTTCAGGCGGACAAATTGGTGAATCGCTGA
- a CDS encoding heparinase II/III family protein yields MFHPSALIDTARRNISRYDWARAIRDEAVAQAAPWAGRSEEELWLMMFGPTITRAWHVWSNGFCPSCRASVTMYLWKTDPFTMPWKVACPHCQEQFPKNDFEKYHRSGLNAAGIFDAKLADRTLLFNTEHPDPTDPLHFFGVDDGEGYVTPGSDGAERWRFIGYYLIYGQWKRLVVEGIRRLTTAYVLTGDPLYARKAGILLDRVADLYSSFDHKTQSWVYETVRTDGFVSTWHDACEETRDMILGYDAVRDSLKRDVDAARFLQEKSLRHGLRSKATPADVCANIEEGLIRTALREKHRIHSNYPRQEIAVMVALAVLDAEANRAEFDAMLDEVIKTATAVDGVTGEKGLSGYTCFTIQSLAIFLMQIEYSQPGRLRELFIRHPRLARTWRFHIDTWILQRYYPQSGDSGYFGGQVTQYCGVFARSSNMAVSGSPIDPSMFAFLHRLYEITGDFAYLQLIFLLNGGNSLHVGRHLFEADPNGLEKQVAHVIAQHGPNLKVHSINLQEWHLAILRSGADEHARAAWIDYDSGGHHSHADGMNIGLCAFGLDLMPDFGYPPVQYGGWNSLQSTWYRKTASHNTVVIDNQDQSFFARTMPAGRTTLWGLTDSVRVIRVSGADIAFKLYAGQPEVPGPKQYERTLATIDLSPQDFYLVDIFRVVGGRDHAKFQHSFTGSVTTQGLTLKPADVFSADTLMRNFQTDLRPATPWRVDWKIHDEYGYLPRGAAQPHIGLRYTDLTHGASASLCEGWVSIGFFDSPNKEAWIPRVMVRRTADTAPLASCFVSVVEPYNGESKLRAIRRLPLHDEHGRELGDMDVAIEVELADGRKDLIVALDAERVSGQSPPGKVIQRDWNVTINHEFTLFRRNSTGRVTSIEFNG; encoded by the coding sequence ATGTTTCATCCCTCTGCCCTGATTGATACCGCTCGGCGGAACATTTCCCGTTATGACTGGGCGCGGGCGATCCGCGACGAGGCTGTCGCGCAGGCTGCGCCGTGGGCTGGGCGGAGTGAGGAGGAGTTGTGGTTGATGATGTTCGGGCCGACGATCACGCGGGCGTGGCATGTGTGGTCGAACGGCTTTTGTCCCAGTTGCCGAGCCAGCGTCACGATGTATTTGTGGAAGACCGATCCGTTCACCATGCCCTGGAAAGTGGCCTGCCCGCACTGTCAGGAGCAGTTCCCCAAGAACGATTTTGAGAAGTACCACCGTTCGGGTCTAAACGCAGCGGGCATCTTCGATGCGAAGCTTGCCGACCGCACGCTGCTGTTTAATACGGAGCATCCCGACCCGACTGACCCGTTGCATTTCTTTGGTGTTGATGACGGGGAAGGCTACGTCACCCCCGGCAGTGATGGCGCGGAGCGGTGGCGCTTCATCGGTTACTACCTCATCTACGGCCAGTGGAAAAGGCTCGTGGTCGAGGGGATCAGACGGTTGACTACGGCGTATGTGCTTACCGGCGATCCGCTCTATGCGCGCAAGGCTGGCATCCTGCTCGATCGCGTCGCCGATCTCTATTCGAGTTTCGACCACAAGACGCAGTCATGGGTTTATGAAACCGTTCGCACGGATGGTTTTGTGTCCACCTGGCACGATGCCTGCGAGGAGACGCGCGACATGATCCTGGGCTACGACGCGGTGCGCGATTCGCTGAAGCGGGATGTCGATGCGGCGCGTTTCCTTCAGGAAAAGAGCCTTCGCCACGGGTTGCGCAGCAAGGCCACTCCAGCCGACGTCTGCGCGAACATCGAGGAAGGGCTTATCCGTACCGCGCTGCGTGAAAAGCATCGCATTCATTCCAACTATCCGCGTCAGGAGATCGCAGTGATGGTTGCACTAGCGGTACTGGACGCGGAGGCCAATCGCGCCGAGTTCGATGCCATGCTCGACGAGGTAATCAAGACCGCCACTGCAGTGGATGGCGTCACCGGTGAGAAGGGTTTATCCGGATACACCTGCTTTACGATTCAGAGCCTCGCAATCTTTCTGATGCAGATCGAATACTCCCAGCCCGGACGATTGCGGGAGCTTTTCATCCGACATCCCAGACTCGCCCGCACCTGGCGGTTTCACATCGATACGTGGATCTTGCAGCGGTACTACCCTCAGTCCGGCGACAGCGGATACTTCGGCGGACAGGTCACCCAATACTGCGGTGTCTTCGCGCGGTCGTCGAATATGGCGGTATCCGGCAGCCCCATCGACCCTTCCATGTTTGCGTTTCTCCATCGGCTTTACGAAATCACCGGCGATTTTGCCTATCTCCAGCTCATTTTTCTCCTCAACGGCGGAAACTCCCTGCATGTGGGACGCCATCTGTTTGAGGCTGACCCCAATGGTCTGGAAAAACAAGTCGCCCACGTCATCGCACAGCACGGACCAAATCTCAAGGTGCACTCCATCAACCTCCAGGAGTGGCATCTGGCGATTCTCCGCTCCGGTGCGGATGAACACGCCCGCGCTGCGTGGATCGACTATGACTCCGGCGGACATCACTCCCACGCTGACGGCATGAATATCGGCCTTTGTGCCTTTGGGCTCGACCTCATGCCCGACTTTGGCTACCCGCCTGTGCAATACGGCGGGTGGAACTCGCTTCAATCCACTTGGTACAGAAAGACCGCATCACACAACACCGTGGTGATCGACAATCAGGATCAGTCGTTCTTCGCACGCACCATGCCTGCCGGCAGGACGACGCTCTGGGGGCTGACCGATTCGGTGCGTGTCATTCGCGTGTCGGGTGCTGACATCGCGTTTAAGTTGTACGCGGGTCAACCGGAAGTCCCCGGCCCCAAACAGTACGAACGCACGCTGGCGACGATTGATCTTTCACCACAGGACTTTTACCTCGTGGATATTTTCCGTGTCGTCGGCGGTCGCGACCACGCCAAGTTTCAGCACAGCTTCACTGGCAGCGTCACCACACAGGGACTTACGCTCAAGCCTGCCGATGTTTTCTCCGCCGACACCTTGATGCGGAATTTCCAGACCGATCTCCGGCCGGCAACCCCCTGGCGGGTTGATTGGAAGATTCATGATGAGTACGGCTACCTGCCTCGCGGGGCGGCACAGCCGCATATCGGTCTGCGCTACACCGATCTGACGCACGGGGCGTCTGCTTCGCTCTGCGAGGGTTGGGTCAGCATCGGATTCTTTGATTCCCCCAACAAGGAGGCGTGGATCCCGCGAGTGATGGTTCGTCGGACAGCTGATACGGCACCGTTGGCGTCGTGCTTTGTCAGCGTCGTCGAGCCTTATAATGGAGAGTCAAAGCTTCGTGCGATCCGTCGCCTGCCGCTGCATGACGAGCACGGTAGAGAATTGGGTGACATGGATGTGGCTATCGAAGTCGAGCTGGCCGATGGCCGTAAGGATTTGATTGTGGCCCTGGACGCGGAGAGAGTGTCAGGTCAATCTCCACCGGGCAAGGTGATTCAGAGGGATTGGAATGTTACGATTAATCACGAGTTCACCCTCTTCCGCCGCAATAGCACGGGACGGGTGACCTCGATCGAGTTCAACGGCTGA
- a CDS encoding carbohydrate-binding family 9-like protein: MIIRIAVVIAVFASTLLAQTTQPSLDDRRTEDGPARPTDPAARLEMIQLAHQHKRELLAKYPPPVVMCKKVNDGAIKIDGKLDDKAWKDIAEVSASRETRSGVEQTQKAHVKLAWDDRYLYIAFDCRDSNITATLKGRDAALWSQDAAEVFIDADGDEMSYVELEVSPAGEFYDAAIADYRPETDWASRKMDNLNIEKSLKLLEAKETKWAVQVKGTLNDSSDEDDGWTCELAVAWSDLVAAGPVSPRGLPPRDGDQMRIGLYRINYTPALPAQGTAAGKPETFELGAWNPTLTWFHCTWSFGYVIFVK, translated from the coding sequence GTGATTATCCGCATTGCGGTCGTCATTGCCGTTTTTGCTTCGACACTTCTGGCACAGACCACGCAGCCCTCGCTGGATGACCGGCGCACGGAAGACGGCCCTGCGCGGCCGACTGACCCGGCTGCGCGGCTTGAAATGATCCAGCTTGCTCACCAGCACAAGCGCGAGCTGCTCGCCAAATATCCGCCGCCCGTCGTCATGTGTAAAAAAGTCAACGATGGTGCGATCAAGATCGACGGCAAGCTCGACGACAAAGCGTGGAAAGACATTGCGGAAGTTTCTGCCTCACGTGAGACACGCAGCGGGGTGGAACAAACGCAGAAGGCTCACGTGAAGCTCGCATGGGATGACCGCTATCTCTACATCGCTTTTGACTGCCGGGACTCCAATATCACCGCCACGCTCAAGGGGCGCGACGCCGCGCTGTGGAGTCAGGACGCCGCCGAGGTTTTTATCGATGCCGATGGCGACGAGATGAGTTACGTGGAGCTGGAGGTCTCACCTGCCGGTGAGTTTTATGATGCCGCGATCGCGGACTACCGCCCGGAGACGGACTGGGCATCCCGCAAGATGGACAACCTCAACATTGAGAAGAGTCTGAAGTTGCTCGAGGCGAAGGAAACGAAGTGGGCCGTACAGGTCAAAGGCACGCTGAACGATTCGAGCGATGAGGATGATGGCTGGACATGCGAGCTGGCGGTGGCGTGGAGCGATCTGGTTGCAGCCGGCCCGGTGAGTCCGCGTGGTCTGCCGCCACGAGACGGTGACCAGATGCGGATCGGTCTGTATCGGATCAACTACACCCCCGCGCTCCCCGCCCAGGGAACCGCGGCAGGAAAGCCGGAGACTTTCGAGCTTGGCGCGTGGAACCCGACGCTTACGTGGTTTCACTGCACATGGTCATTTGGGTATGTCATCTTTGTGAAATAG
- a CDS encoding DegT/DnrJ/EryC1/StrS family aminotransferase, producing MSTNTATHQPVRTAPFPGLPARFDGKEAEYLLDALKRNNLFYNQPDGYVSRLVKQGAQALNARYAVATSSGTASIHAAIGAVGVEAGSEVITSPITDMGTCIAILYQNAIPVFADVDPHTYNITAASIEAVMTPRTKAVVVVHLTGNPADMKPIVELCKRRNVALVEDCAQGWGAKYNGRAVGNEGQVGAYSLNNFKHLSCGDGGLCITNDDQLYYNCHNFADKFYDRANKGTRMTCLAPNYRMSELQGAVALAQLDRLDAIANKRRQLGDRLSDAIRGIPGVEPPRTVAGAQPSYWFYMFRIDQSRAGMSRDEFANRLNAEGISCGKGYIAKAIYREPVFQTKNFFAGGIWPAEVIAKRTYDYTQVQTPVCDEVLTTSVTLAIHEGLSVADVDDMARGIHKAAGR from the coding sequence TTGTCCACGAATACCGCTACTCATCAACCCGTCCGTACAGCACCGTTTCCCGGTTTGCCCGCACGCTTCGACGGCAAAGAGGCTGAGTATCTGCTCGACGCGCTGAAGCGGAACAACCTTTTCTATAACCAGCCTGACGGTTACGTCTCGCGGCTGGTCAAGCAGGGCGCCCAGGCACTCAACGCCCGGTATGCGGTTGCCACGTCGTCAGGCACGGCAAGCATCCACGCGGCGATCGGTGCAGTGGGCGTCGAGGCTGGCAGCGAGGTGATTACCTCGCCGATTACTGACATGGGCACCTGCATTGCGATTCTTTATCAGAACGCGATTCCGGTTTTTGCCGATGTCGATCCTCACACCTACAACATCACCGCCGCGTCGATCGAAGCGGTGATGACGCCGCGCACCAAGGCGGTCGTCGTGGTCCACCTGACGGGAAATCCCGCCGACATGAAGCCCATCGTCGAGTTGTGCAAAAGGCGGAATGTCGCGCTGGTTGAGGACTGCGCCCAGGGATGGGGTGCCAAATACAACGGCCGCGCCGTCGGTAACGAGGGGCAGGTCGGCGCGTACAGCCTCAACAACTTCAAGCATCTATCTTGCGGTGACGGCGGATTGTGCATCACCAACGACGATCAGCTTTATTACAACTGCCACAACTTCGCGGACAAGTTCTACGACCGCGCCAACAAGGGCACGCGGATGACTTGTCTGGCTCCCAACTATCGCATGAGCGAGTTGCAGGGAGCTGTCGCGCTGGCGCAGTTGGATCGACTCGATGCGATCGCCAACAAGCGGCGTCAGTTGGGTGATCGACTCAGCGATGCGATTCGTGGTATTCCGGGCGTCGAGCCGCCGCGCACCGTCGCAGGCGCGCAGCCGAGCTATTGGTTTTACATGTTCCGAATCGATCAGTCGCGGGCGGGTATGTCTCGTGATGAGTTCGCCAACCGACTGAATGCTGAGGGCATCAGTTGCGGCAAGGGCTACATCGCCAAGGCGATTTACCGCGAGCCGGTGTTTCAGACGAAAAACTTTTTCGCTGGCGGCATCTGGCCGGCTGAAGTCATCGCGAAACGGACCTACGACTACACGCAGGTGCAGACCCCTGTTTGCGATGAGGTACTCACCACATCGGTCACGCTGGCGATCCACGAGGGGCTGAGTGTCGCCGACGTGGACGACATGGCCAGAGGCATTCACAAGGCCGCAGGTCGTTGA
- a CDS encoding M55 family metallopeptidase encodes MIVFILTDMEGVAGIDHWDQCYDPDDNSPKYRYGREQLTLDLNATVAGAFDGGATEVRVLDGHGRNNNKGFIPELVDQRIRKCWIDSRDPLRWEGIGPEVNAVAVIGQHAMAGTINGFLDHTQRARVITRLLINGQEHGELSQCAAYFGHYGTPLVFTSGDEALCEETRRLFPWARTAATKQGTGWATCELFPLGEVRANIRREMAAALRELPKMKPWKLSLPIDVGIEFNCSELCDQIAKVPGVRRPTGRLVQWRIGDARDIYSIPHTGWLPVR; translated from the coding sequence ATGATTGTTTTCATCCTCACTGACATGGAAGGCGTTGCGGGCATCGATCACTGGGACCAGTGCTACGATCCCGATGACAACTCACCTAAGTACCGCTACGGCCGTGAACAGCTCACGCTCGACCTGAATGCGACGGTCGCAGGCGCGTTTGACGGCGGCGCAACCGAGGTGCGCGTGCTGGACGGTCACGGACGCAATAACAACAAGGGCTTCATCCCTGAACTGGTTGACCAGCGCATCAGGAAATGCTGGATCGACAGCCGCGATCCGCTGCGGTGGGAAGGTATCGGGCCTGAGGTCAACGCAGTGGCGGTCATCGGTCAGCACGCGATGGCGGGAACGATTAACGGCTTCCTCGACCACACGCAGCGTGCGCGGGTCATCACTCGATTGCTCATCAACGGTCAGGAACACGGTGAGCTGAGCCAGTGCGCGGCGTACTTCGGTCACTACGGCACACCGCTGGTTTTCACCTCCGGCGATGAAGCACTCTGTGAGGAGACGCGCCGTCTGTTCCCCTGGGCGCGGACGGCTGCCACCAAACAGGGTACGGGCTGGGCGACCTGTGAGCTTTTCCCGCTGGGGGAGGTTCGGGCGAATATACGGCGTGAAATGGCGGCGGCTCTCCGCGAGTTGCCGAAGATGAAGCCCTGGAAACTATCCCTGCCGATCGATGTCGGCATTGAGTTCAATTGCAGTGAACTGTGCGACCAGATCGCCAAGGTTCCCGGTGTACGTCGGCCAACCGGCCGCCTCGTCCAGTGGCGTATCGGCGACGCCCGCGACATTTATTCCATTCCTCACACAGGCTGGCTTCCAGTGCGATAA
- a CDS encoding amidohydrolase family protein, which produces MMIDSHQHVFWHGRDDAGLIADMDAHGIDVSWLLSWEILPHEDSPGYHGVLNPLHFRDDGTHKGIPLSDLLLARDRYPGRFIVGYCPHPARASAPKAFEAAYRIHGVRVCGEWKFMMPFDDPRCIELFRKAGELHCPVVLHLDWPWCPDAQGNRVYQPIWYGGTVENLARALESCPQTNFIGHAPGFWRDISGDADTDPAMYPRGPIKPGGKVIAMLEKYPNLFADLSAGSGRYALERDPDHAKKFLTRFQDKLVFGRDYYEQDLHKFLLTLNLDETVKRKIYSENAQKLVKL; this is translated from the coding sequence ATGATGATCGACTCACACCAACACGTATTCTGGCATGGCCGCGATGACGCAGGACTCATTGCCGACATGGACGCGCACGGCATTGATGTTTCCTGGCTGCTCTCCTGGGAAATCCTGCCGCATGAGGACAGCCCCGGCTATCACGGCGTGCTCAACCCGCTGCACTTCCGTGATGACGGCACGCACAAGGGAATCCCCCTGAGCGACCTGCTGCTGGCGCGCGACCGCTACCCCGGCCGCTTCATCGTCGGCTATTGTCCGCACCCGGCCCGCGCCAGCGCGCCCAAGGCTTTTGAAGCGGCCTATCGCATCCACGGCGTCCGCGTCTGCGGCGAGTGGAAGTTCATGATGCCCTTCGATGATCCGCGCTGCATCGAGCTGTTTCGCAAGGCCGGTGAACTGCACTGTCCGGTCGTTCTCCATCTCGACTGGCCCTGGTGCCCCGATGCGCAGGGCAATCGCGTGTATCAGCCGATCTGGTACGGCGGCACGGTGGAAAATCTCGCCCGCGCGCTGGAATCATGTCCGCAAACCAACTTCATCGGACACGCGCCCGGCTTCTGGCGCGACATCAGCGGTGATGCGGACACCGACCCCGCCATGTATCCGCGCGGTCCGATCAAGCCCGGCGGTAAAGTCATCGCCATGCTCGAGAAGTATCCGAACCTCTTTGCGGACCTCTCCGCCGGCTCCGGGCGTTACGCACTCGAACGCGACCCCGATCATGCGAAAAAATTCCTCACACGCTTTCAGGACAAGCTGGTCTTTGGTCGTGACTACTACGAACAGGACCTGCACAAGTTTTTGCTGACTCTAAATCTTGATGAAACAGTAAAACGCAAAATCTATTCAGAAAACGCACAGAAGCTCGTGAAGCTCTGA
- the purU gene encoding formyltetrahydrofolate deformylase, translating into MQDRRYILTISCPDRVGIVAAVAGFLAAHNGWITEASHHSDPSNNSFFMRHELMADSLPFGFDAFRDKFRRIAEEFRMTWNITDSAVKKKVAILVSHQDHCLSDLLHRWRNRELDFDLRCVISNHDELRKFVEWHNVPYHHVPVPPEARDEAFRRTEALIQEHHTDTIVLARYMQVLPAEMCSRHLGRMINIHHSFLPSFVGARPYHQAFDRGVKLIGATCHYVTTDLDAGPIIEQDVIRVDHSDTIDDMVRLGRDVEKAVLARGLRYHVQDRVLLNQNKTVVFH; encoded by the coding sequence ATGCAGGACCGCCGATACATTCTCACCATTTCGTGCCCCGACCGCGTCGGCATCGTGGCGGCAGTGGCGGGATTCCTCGCGGCACACAACGGCTGGATCACGGAGGCGAGCCACCATTCCGATCCGTCGAACAACAGTTTCTTCATGCGGCATGAATTGATGGCGGACTCCCTGCCGTTCGGCTTCGATGCCTTCCGCGACAAGTTCCGCCGCATCGCCGAAGAGTTCCGCATGACGTGGAACATCACCGACTCGGCAGTAAAGAAAAAAGTAGCCATCCTTGTCAGTCATCAGGATCATTGTCTGAGCGACCTGCTGCACCGCTGGCGCAACCGCGAACTGGACTTTGATCTGCGCTGCGTGATTTCCAACCATGACGAACTGCGAAAGTTCGTCGAATGGCATAACGTTCCCTACCACCATGTGCCCGTCCCGCCTGAGGCCCGTGATGAAGCCTTCCGCAGGACCGAAGCCCTGATTCAGGAGCACCACACGGACACGATCGTGCTGGCACGATACATGCAGGTGCTGCCCGCGGAGATGTGCAGCCGCCATCTCGGACGCATGATCAACATCCATCACAGTTTTCTGCCGTCATTCGTCGGTGCCCGGCCGTATCACCAGGCCTTTGACCGAGGGGTGAAGCTCATCGGTGCGACCTGTCATTACGTGACCACTGATCTAGACGCAGGCCCGATCATCGAGCAAGACGTGATCCGGGTGGATCACAGCGACACGATCGACGACATGGTGCGGCTGGGGCGGGACGTGGAAAAAGCCGTGCTCGCCCGCGGTCTGCGCTACCACGTGCAGGACCGTGTGCTGCTCAACCAGAACAAGACCGTGGTGTTTCACTGA